The following are from one region of the Cloacibacterium normanense genome:
- the map gene encoding type I methionyl aminopeptidase produces the protein MIILKTIEELRLMRESAQLVSKTLGMIAAEIKPGVTTLHLDKLAHDFIKDHGGEPAFLGMYGFPNSLCISPNEEVVHGIPKDIPLEEGDILSVDCGVYMNGFYGDHAYSFEVGEVAPETKKLLQVTKESLYKGIEQCVRGKRIGDISNAIQTHCEKHGYGVVRELVGHGLGRTMHEDPQVPNYGRKGSGKVIKDGLVVAIEPMVNLGTHQVKFHKDGWTVTSLDKTPSAHFEHDVAVINGKPVLLSTFKYIYEALGITSNEEEPFTMDF, from the coding sequence ATGATTATACTTAAAACAATTGAAGAACTCCGTTTAATGCGTGAAAGTGCTCAGCTCGTTTCTAAAACATTAGGAATGATTGCAGCAGAAATTAAACCAGGAGTTACCACATTACATTTAGATAAATTAGCTCATGATTTTATTAAAGATCATGGTGGCGAACCTGCATTTTTAGGAATGTATGGTTTCCCCAATTCCCTGTGTATTTCTCCCAATGAAGAGGTAGTTCATGGGATTCCAAAAGATATTCCGTTGGAAGAAGGAGACATTCTTTCTGTAGATTGTGGTGTTTACATGAACGGTTTTTATGGTGACCATGCTTATTCATTCGAAGTGGGAGAAGTTGCACCAGAAACCAAAAAATTACTTCAAGTAACCAAAGAATCACTTTACAAAGGTATAGAACAATGCGTTCGTGGAAAAAGAATAGGGGACATTTCAAACGCTATTCAAACGCACTGCGAAAAACATGGTTATGGAGTGGTAAGAGAATTGGTAGGTCACGGTTTGGGAAGAACCATGCACGAAGATCCTCAAGTTCCTAATTACGGAAGAAAAGGCAGCGGAAAAGTCATCAAAGACGGCTTAGTTGTCGCTATAGAACCTATGGTTAATCTGGGAACGCATCAGGTGAAATTCCACAAAGATGGATGGACAGTAACTTCTTTAGATAAAACACCTTCTGCACATTTTGAACATGATGTAGCAGTGATTAATGGAAAGCCAGTTTTACTTTCTACCTTCAAATATATTTACGAAGCATTAGGAATTACCAGTAATGAAGAAGAACCATTTACTATGGATTTTTAG
- a CDS encoding four helix bundle protein, with protein MQNNNLLDRTFKFGVNCIIFLRTLPRDFEYNVIKLQLTKSSTSIGANYEESQAGSSKADFKNKVRISLREARESNYWLRVIKALERSENEQLESLIQESKELKNILASIINNTKL; from the coding sequence ATGCAAAATAATAATCTGTTAGATAGAACTTTTAAATTTGGGGTGAACTGCATTATTTTCTTAAGAACTTTACCTCGTGATTTTGAATATAATGTAATAAAATTACAGTTAACAAAATCGTCTACTTCAATTGGTGCTAATTATGAAGAATCACAAGCAGGATCTTCTAAAGCTGATTTTAAAAATAAAGTAAGAATATCTCTTCGAGAAGCTAGAGAGTCTAATTATTGGTTAAGAGTAATTAAAGCTTTAGAAAGGTCAGAAAATGAACAGTTAGAATCTCTTATACAGGAGAGTAAAGAACTTAAAAATATTTTAGCTTCCATTATAAACAATACTAAACTATAA
- a CDS encoding class I SAM-dependent methyltransferase — protein MKKLASFLLNKIPRPMLINLSIFLRPLIYLFFKGNKFTDPIDGKSYRKFLPYGYGKQRENALSPGTLSLERHRQMWLYLKNETDFFTQNYKVLHIAPEQEFLRKFKKMKNLEYTSADLFSPIVDVKADILDLPFEDESFDVIFCNHVLEHIIDDKKAMSELYRVMKKGGWGILQVPMKNSLEKTYEDFTITDPKERQKHFGQYDHVRWYGMDYFERLKSVGFSVDINFYSQKFSEQEQKRFGLNVNEILPVVRK, from the coding sequence ATGAAGAAACTCGCATCATTTTTATTGAATAAAATTCCAAGACCAATGCTTATCAACCTAAGCATTTTTCTTCGCCCTTTAATCTATCTTTTTTTCAAAGGAAATAAATTTACCGACCCGATTGACGGGAAATCCTACCGTAAGTTTTTACCTTATGGTTACGGAAAACAACGTGAAAATGCACTTTCTCCCGGAACTCTAAGTTTAGAGCGTCATCGTCAAATGTGGTTGTATCTAAAAAATGAAACCGATTTTTTTACTCAAAATTATAAAGTGCTTCACATTGCTCCAGAGCAAGAATTCTTGAGAAAATTCAAGAAAATGAAGAATTTAGAATATACTTCTGCAGATTTGTTTTCGCCGATTGTAGATGTAAAAGCAGACATTCTAGATTTGCCTTTTGAAGATGAAAGTTTTGATGTCATTTTCTGCAATCACGTTCTAGAACACATTATAGATGACAAAAAAGCGATGAGCGAACTCTATAGAGTGATGAAAAAAGGAGGTTGGGGAATTTTGCAAGTTCCCATGAAAAATTCTTTAGAAAAAACCTACGAAGATTTTACCATTACAGACCCAAAAGAAAGACAAAAACACTTCGGGCAATACGATCATGTTCGTTGGTATGGAATGGATTATTTTGAAAGGTTAAAATCAGTAGGATTTTCAGTAGATATTAATTTCTATTCTCAAAAATTTTCGGAACAAGAACAAAAAAGATTCGGATTAAATGTAAACGAAATTTTGCCTGTTGTAAGGAAATAA
- a CDS encoding BT0820 family HAD-type phosphatase, whose amino-acid sequence MLSNKKLAIDFDGTIVEDAYPSIGKPKIFAFETLKKLQSEGYRLILWTYRHGKSLEEAVEFCRKNGVEFYAVNSSFEGEIFDDETQSRKIDADLFIDDRNLGGFPGWGEIYNIITERIEFRVEGGEVLAYSKMKKEKKRGLFW is encoded by the coding sequence ATGTTAAGTAATAAAAAACTCGCTATAGACTTTGATGGAACCATTGTAGAAGATGCTTATCCATCCATTGGAAAACCAAAAATTTTCGCTTTCGAAACCCTAAAAAAATTACAATCCGAAGGATATCGATTAATTCTTTGGACTTATAGACACGGCAAGTCTTTAGAAGAAGCCGTAGAATTTTGTAGAAAAAATGGAGTAGAATTCTACGCCGTAAACTCTAGTTTCGAAGGTGAAATCTTTGATGATGAAACACAATCCAGAAAAATAGATGCAGATTTATTTATAGATGATAGAAACTTAGGCGGTTTTCCTGGTTGGGGAGAAATCTATAACATCATCACCGAAAGAATAGAATTCAGAGTAGAAGGAGGCGAAGTTTTAGCTTATTCTAAAATGAAAAAAGAAAAGAAAAGAGGTTTATTTTGGTAA
- a CDS encoding response regulator transcription factor, with translation MIKVAIVDDNQINRITIKEKLAPYQDVFLVFEATNGEDFFEKLESLPKEDYPQVVLMDLEMPILDGIVTIASASIKFPEIKYIVLTIYEDDDKIFEAIKAGASGYLLKEDKAINIVEAMKNVVQFDGIPMSPAIARRAMELLRDTPKPTASMQNAIIDHQLSDREMEILREVVKGYNHHEIADKLFISPNTVRTHVNNIYKKLHLNSRSQVMNLAYKNKWI, from the coding sequence ATGATAAAAGTAGCAATAGTAGATGATAATCAAATCAATAGAATTACGATTAAAGAAAAATTAGCGCCCTATCAAGACGTATTTTTAGTATTCGAAGCCACCAATGGAGAAGATTTTTTTGAAAAATTAGAAAGTCTTCCCAAAGAAGATTATCCTCAAGTGGTATTGATGGATTTAGAAATGCCTATTCTAGATGGTATTGTTACCATTGCTTCTGCTTCTATTAAATTTCCAGAAATTAAATACATTGTTTTAACGATTTATGAAGATGATGATAAAATTTTCGAAGCCATTAAAGCTGGAGCCAGTGGTTATTTGCTCAAAGAAGACAAAGCTATAAACATAGTAGAAGCCATGAAAAATGTGGTTCAGTTTGATGGAATTCCTATGAGTCCAGCCATTGCAAGAAGAGCAATGGAATTGCTTAGAGATACGCCAAAACCTACTGCAAGTATGCAGAATGCGATTATAGACCACCAATTAAGCGACCGAGAAATGGAAATTCTAAGAGAAGTGGTAAAAGGGTATAATCATCACGAAATTGCAGATAAATTGTTCATCAGTCCTAATACAGTGAGAACTCACGTGAATAATATTTATAAAAAACTCCATCTTAATTCCAGAAGTCAAGTCATGAATCTGGCTTATAAAAATAAATGGATTTAA